A genomic stretch from Schistosoma haematobium chromosome 4, whole genome shotgun sequence includes:
- the DEDD2_1 gene encoding Death effector domain containing 2 (EggNog:ENOG410VADT~COG:K), which translates to MPSTQNTVAERDPRYCRQWKCQVSVGELYRWILAKLSDKDIKRALHKYRDLMPRQSDWNRKLTQATSMPELGFRYLYRCGQIDESNHRTMQKMLKYIDRQDVLPYFDTILYNTNHSNCSLEELQKVLLDKVSVFLEYSSTLSEEEVHPEPPYEIIRRQPVEGSRVTRLSLKRKSSVGGTGNIASVKRGRRSTNSSSETSQVSEFENSPLRYCGKVRSAIISNSLNGPVVHTMLSASLISMLASLHTTLSQTFDNPGVSSITPNASNSNTTGSCISSSNPSVPKNPLISHLLAIIPHLIAVSRAANQLSNPSLLSNPALPSRISNLPNNVNNSNSGIFGSRFAGIHNRPVINADRRLPQQVQDHVDPAAPVVLDNLNHEQNVQDPIHPIIPGIRAPLINPPNVEADRPGGLLFAPQPNIRLADGGSSPVVSQHSTNPPVLLKHVVLSSGGIGITASSHDSVIHYYCNIKLHVNIDFGPSTESLVSFPSLNVILNSLYVF; encoded by the exons ATGCCATCAACTCAAAATACAGTCGCTGAACGAGATCCGCGCTACTGTCGCCAGTGGAAGTGTCAAGTTTCTGTGGGTGAATTATATCGATGGATTTTAGCGAAACTTTCTGATAAAGATATAAAGCGGGCCCTGCACAAATACCGAGACTTAATGCCTAGACAGTCGGATTGGAACAGAAAACTGACACAAGCTACGAGTATGCCAGAGCTTGGTTTTCGATATCTGTATCGATGTGGACAGATAGATGAAAGTAACCATCGAACTATGCAGAAAATGCTGAAATATATCGACCGTCAAGATGTGCTGCCATATTTTGATACAATTTTGTATAATACCAACCATTCTAATTGTTCTTTGGAGGAGCTACAAAAAG TTCTGTTGGATAAAGTTAGCGTGTTTTTAGAATATTCTTCTACACTGTCTGAAGAAGAAGTACATCCAGAGCCTCCATATGAAATAATACGACGCCAACCAGTTGAGGGTTCACGAGTCACAAG ATTAAGCCTGAAAAGAAAATCATCTGTTGGTGGTACTGGTAATATTGCATCTGTGAAGCGAGGGCGCCGGTCTACTAATTCCTCATCGGAGACTAGTCAAGTTAGTGAATTCGAAAATTCACCTCTTCGGTACTGTGGCAAAGTGCGATCAGCGATTATTTCCAATTCACTAAATGGTCCTGTTGTGCATACTATGCTTTCCGCGTCACTTATTAGCATGCTGGCATCTTTACATACTACATTATCTCAAACATTCGATAATCCCGGTGTATCGTCTATAACCCCTAATGCATCGAATAGTAATACAACTGGAAGTTGTATTAGTAGTTCAAATCCTTCTGTTCCTAAGAATCCTTTAATCTCTCATTTACTGGCTATTATCCCACATTTGATTGCTGTTTCACGTGCTGCAAATCAATTATCTAATCCAAGCCTACTATCTAATCCAGCACTACCCTCTCGAATATCGAATCTTccaaataatgtaaataatagcAATTCAGGGATTTTTGGTTCAAGATTTGCTGGTATTCATAACAGGCCGGTAATCAATGCGGATAGACGGCTGCCTCAACAGGTTCAAGATCACGTAGATCCTGCTGCTCCGGTTGTTTTAGATAATTTAAACCACGAGCAGAACGTTCAAGATCCAATCCACCCTATCATACCTGGTATTCGTGCACCACTCATCAACCCTCCTAACGTGGAAGCAGACCGTCCAGGTGGACTGTTGTTTGCACCTCAACCTAATATTCGACTTGCAGATGGTGGATCATCTCCTGTAGTCTCTCAACATTCGACAAATCCCCCTGTTTTATTAAAGCATGTTGTTTTGTCAAGCGGAGGAATAGGTATTACTGCTTCGTCACATGATTCAGTAATCCATTATTATTGCAATATTAAACTGCATGTCAATATTGATTTTGGTCCTTCTACAGAAAGTTTAGTGAGTTTCCCGTCGCTTAACGTAATTCTCAATAGTTTGTACgttttttaa